Proteins encoded in a region of the Rutidosis leptorrhynchoides isolate AG116_Rl617_1_P2 chromosome 9, CSIRO_AGI_Rlap_v1, whole genome shotgun sequence genome:
- the LOC139867771 gene encoding uncharacterized protein, producing the protein MEQKAPIFAKRLKKFVRVLYFMLRKGISKSKLLHDLNKMMKRGRIATKSLLNLMFHNNNCPSTIATNNHNMSPGPPSDEYEFSCTNSPSTNNYHHTFSLFPFHKKQHRLDNHSKEEIDMIAINVAVWKAMEMNYSETASPMNLGYGKSPMVRQLRVTDSPFPLISVDEDNHVVDEAAERFISRFYNDLRKQD; encoded by the coding sequence ATGGAACAAAAGGCTCCAATTTTCGCGAAAAGATTAAAGAAATTCGTACGAGTTTTGTACTTCATGTTACGCAAAGGCATCTCCAAGAGTAAGTTACTACACGACCTCAACAAGATGATGAAACGTGGCAGAATCGCTACCAAATCCCTACTCAACCTTATGTTTCACAACAACAATTGTCCATCTACTATCGCAACCAACAACCACAACATGTCCCCTGGCCCACCATCCGATGAATACGAGTTTAGTTGCACTAATTCCCCTTCTACTAACAACTATCATCACACATTTTCATTATTCCCATTTCATAAGAAACAACATCGTTTAGACAATCATTCTAAAGAGGAAATTGACATGATCGCGATTAATGTTGCGGTGTGGAAAGCAATGGAGATGAATTATAGCGAAACGGCTTCCCCGATGAACCTAGGTTATGGGAAGAGTCCAATGGTTAGGCAACTTAGAGTAACCGACTCACCGTTTCCATTAATTAGCGTTGATGAGGACAACCATGTAGTTGATGAGGCGGCCGAGAGGTTTATTAGCCGGTTTTACAATGATTTGAGGAAGCAAGATTGA